In Sneathia sanguinegens, one genomic interval encodes:
- a CDS encoding MupG family TIM beta-alpha barrel fold protein produces MVNNIEFGISIYLSTNIEMNSEYLLKAKEVNSSFVFTTINMPEENDELKKDISKVVELCKKNKMKLIVDINANSKKYIKDYENVYYRIDDGLSNDEIIALAKNNYVVLNSTTLDEEDLKYFKLKGVDFSKLYSLHNYYPKVYTGVSLKFLKKRNEIYKKYGLKTMAFIPGDLKRGPIFKGLPTVEEHRYMDILQASLELIANDTDVILLGDLNIKEENWERLKYLLKGIVPLRINKNILKNRIFENRKDYSNYVVRNIKRDIVLDTIVEIDKNIEKGDILVTDEKGLRYKGDLEIALKNLNKLNDGRRIVASVIDKDKGLLDYLSIINKFIFI; encoded by the coding sequence ATGGTGAATAATATTGAATTTGGAATATCAATATATTTATCTACAAATATTGAAATGAATTCAGAATATTTATTAAAAGCAAAAGAAGTTAATTCTTCTTTTGTTTTTACTACCATTAATATGCCAGAAGAAAATGATGAATTAAAAAAAGATATAAGTAAAGTAGTGGAACTATGTAAAAAAAATAAAATGAAATTAATAGTTGATATTAATGCAAATAGCAAAAAGTATATTAAAGATTATGAAAATGTTTATTATAGGATAGATGATGGACTTAGTAATGATGAGATTATAGCTTTAGCTAAAAATAATTATGTTGTATTAAATAGCACTACTTTAGATGAAGAAGATTTGAAATATTTTAAATTAAAAGGTGTAGATTTTTCAAAATTGTATAGTCTTCATAATTACTATCCTAAGGTTTATACTGGAGTGTCTTTAAAATTTTTAAAAAAAAGAAATGAAATTTACAAAAAATATGGCTTAAAAACCATGGCATTTATACCTGGGGATTTAAAAAGAGGACCTATATTTAAAGGTTTACCTACTGTAGAAGAACATCGCTATATGGATATTTTACAAGCAAGTTTGGAATTAATTGCTAATGATACTGATGTTATTTTACTAGGAGATTTAAATATTAAAGAAGAAAATTGGGAAAGATTAAAATATTTATTAAAAGGAATTGTACCTTTGAGAATAAATAAAAATATTTTGAAAAATAGGATTTTTGAGAATAGAAAAGATTATTCTAATTATGTAGTAAGAAATATTAAAAGGGATATAGTTTTAGATACTATTGTTGAGATTGATAAAAATATAGAAAAGGGAGATATTTTAGTAACGGATGAAAAGGGTTTGCGTTACAAGGGAGATCTTGAAATAGCATTAAAAAATTTGAATAAATTAAATGATGGAAGAAGAATTGTTGCTTCAGTCATAGACAAAGATAAGGGTTTATTAGATTATTTGTCAATTATTAATAAATTTATATTTATATAA
- a CDS encoding PTS transporter subunit EIIC produces MDYKKISEKVLEILGGKQNILSNAVCMTRLRVELKDSSIVDVKELKNVDGVLGVKEGENLQIIFGPGKVNRIGEEFSKLTNISLGQVEVEELAKTNKQKNKEKHNGVVQRFLQRIANIFVPLLPGIISAGLIMGLCNVVNVSTKGAFATSWWFLAIQSLGYCMFAYLSIFVGMNACREFGGSYILGGVLGGIFVASKGLPLMKEGVILPLTAKAYAPGMGGLIASLIMGIIAAKLEKNVRKIVPTILDTFFTPIITLIISVFIAVLIIQPLGTGITHAIFGLLDFIYTKLGFVGGYVLSAGFLPLVAVGLHQALTPIHVLLNNPDGPTHGINYLLPILMMAGGGQVGAGFAIYLKTKNKKLKNLTRDALPVGILGIGEPLMYAVTLPLGMPFITACLGSGFGGLLASIFHLGTISVGVSGLFGLLIVVPGTWIYFIISMLGAYIGGFVLTYLFGVNEERIEEIYGE; encoded by the coding sequence ATGGACTACAAGAAAATCTCGGAAAAAGTATTAGAAATTTTGGGCGGTAAGCAAAATATCTTATCTAATGCTGTTTGTATGACAAGATTAAGAGTTGAATTGAAAGATTCAAGTATAGTTGATGTCAAAGAATTGAAAAATGTTGATGGAGTTTTGGGAGTTAAAGAAGGAGAAAATTTACAAATTATTTTTGGACCAGGTAAAGTTAATCGTATAGGTGAAGAATTTTCAAAACTTACAAATATTTCTTTGGGTCAAGTCGAAGTTGAAGAATTAGCTAAGACTAATAAGCAAAAAAATAAAGAAAAACATAATGGTGTCGTACAAAGATTTCTACAAAGAATAGCTAATATTTTTGTTCCATTATTACCTGGAATAATTTCAGCAGGTTTAATAATGGGTCTATGTAATGTAGTTAATGTAAGTACAAAAGGAGCATTTGCTACAAGTTGGTGGTTTTTAGCTATACAAAGTTTAGGTTATTGTATGTTTGCATATTTATCAATTTTTGTTGGTATGAATGCTTGTAGAGAATTTGGAGGTAGCTATATTTTAGGTGGAGTTTTAGGTGGAATATTCGTTGCTTCTAAAGGTTTACCTTTAATGAAAGAAGGAGTAATTTTACCACTTACAGCCAAAGCTTATGCACCAGGTATGGGAGGACTAATAGCTTCATTAATAATGGGTATAATTGCAGCAAAATTAGAAAAAAATGTTCGTAAGATTGTTCCTACAATATTAGATACTTTCTTTACACCGATTATAACATTAATAATTAGTGTGTTTATAGCTGTATTAATAATACAACCTTTAGGTACAGGAATAACACATGCAATATTTGGTTTACTAGACTTTATTTATACTAAATTAGGTTTTGTAGGAGGTTATGTTTTATCTGCTGGTTTCTTACCTTTAGTTGCTGTTGGTTTACACCAAGCATTAACACCAATACATGTACTTCTTAATAATCCAGATGGACCAACACATGGTATAAATTATCTGTTGCCTATATTAATGATGGCAGGTGGTGGACAAGTCGGTGCAGGATTTGCTATTTATCTAAAAACAAAGAATAAAAAATTAAAGAATTTAACTCGTGATGCTTTACCAGTAGGAATATTAGGTATAGGAGAACCATTAATGTATGCTGTTACATTACCATTAGGAATGCCATTTATTACAGCTTGTTTAGGTTCTGGTTTTGGGGGCTTATTAGCTTCAATATTTCATTTAGGAACAATTAGTGTTGGTGTTTCAGGATTATTTGGACTATTAATCGTTGTTCCTGGAACATGGATATATTTCATAATCTCAATGCTTGGGGCATATATAGGAGGTTTTGTATTAACATATTTATTTGGTGTAAATGAAGAAAGAATTGAGGAAATATATGGTGAATAA